In Halomonas alkalicola, the following proteins share a genomic window:
- the ubiU gene encoding ubiquinone anaerobic biosynthesis protein UbiU, with product MELVCPAGNLPALKRAVDEGADAVYFGFQNTTNARQFAGLNFTDKRAREGIDYAHARGRKVFCAINTYPQPDGWALWTRAVDQAAELGVDALIMADMGLLDYAARRHPDLARHLSVQGSATSHEALRFYHDQFGIKRAVLPRVLSITQVRDLARQSPVELEVFAFGSLCIMAEGRCYLSSYLTGESPNTRGVCSPAAHVRWEETPEGLESRLNGVLIDRYGEGENAGYPTLCKGRFEVGGETYHAIEEPTSLNTLELLPELAELGISAVKIEGRQRSPAYVSKVAGIWRQALDRLERAPGRFHAEPAWMTGLGEVSEGSTTTLGAYERRWK from the coding sequence ATGGAGCTCGTCTGCCCCGCCGGCAACCTGCCCGCCCTGAAGCGCGCCGTGGATGAAGGGGCCGATGCCGTCTATTTCGGCTTCCAGAACACCACCAACGCCCGCCAGTTCGCCGGCCTCAACTTCACCGACAAGCGCGCCCGGGAGGGCATCGACTACGCCCACGCCCGCGGCAGGAAGGTGTTCTGCGCCATCAACACCTACCCGCAGCCGGACGGCTGGGCGCTGTGGACACGCGCCGTGGACCAGGCCGCGGAGCTTGGCGTCGATGCCCTGATCATGGCCGACATGGGGCTGCTCGACTACGCCGCCCGCCGCCACCCGGACCTCGCCCGCCACCTCTCGGTGCAGGGCTCGGCGACCAGCCATGAGGCCCTGCGCTTCTACCACGACCAGTTCGGCATCAAGCGCGCCGTGCTGCCCCGGGTGCTGTCGATCACCCAGGTGCGCGACCTCGCCAGGCAGAGCCCGGTGGAGCTCGAGGTCTTCGCCTTCGGCAGCCTCTGCATCATGGCCGAGGGGCGCTGCTACCTCTCGTCGTATCTCACCGGCGAATCCCCCAACACCCGCGGGGTCTGCTCGCCGGCCGCCCACGTGCGCTGGGAGGAGACCCCCGAGGGGCTGGAATCGCGCTTGAACGGCGTGCTGATCGACCGCTACGGCGAGGGCGAGAACGCCGGCTACCCGACGCTGTGCAAGGGGCGCTTCGAGGTGGGTGGCGAGACCTACCACGCCATCGAGGAGCCCACCAGCCTCAATACCCTGGAGCTCTTGCCCGAACTCGCGGAGCTCGGCATCAGCGCGGTGAAGATCGAGGGTCGCCAGCGCAGCCCGGCCTATGTGTCGAAGGTGGCCGGCATCTGGCGCCAGGCCCTGGATCGTCTCGAGCGAGCCCCCGGCCGCTTCCACGCCGAGCCCGCCTGGATGACCGGCCTCGGCGAGGTGTCCGAAGGCAGCACCACCACCCTGGGCGCCTACGAGCGCCGCTGGAAATAG
- the ytfE gene encoding iron-sulfur cluster repair protein YtfE, with translation MNLIEQSVGRTALTLPGATRVFRDHNIDFCCGGRISLREAAERIGLAPEALVAELEALPAGASDERDWQSASNDELIDHILTRYHDVHRQQLPELVRMARRVEQVHGERDSCPNGLADLLTTIHQEMESHMQKEEQILFPMLRRGMGAQAQGPIAVMRHEHDDHGENLEQVLALTDNITPPKGACTTWRALYTGLREFRDDLMQHIHLENNLLFERAG, from the coding sequence ATGAACCTGATCGAACAGAGTGTCGGCCGCACCGCCCTGACCCTGCCCGGCGCCACCCGGGTATTCCGCGACCACAACATCGACTTCTGCTGCGGCGGACGCATCAGCCTGCGCGAGGCCGCCGAGCGCATCGGCCTCGCGCCCGAGGCTCTGGTCGCCGAGCTCGAGGCACTGCCCGCCGGCGCGAGCGACGAGCGCGACTGGCAGTCGGCCAGCAACGACGAGCTGATCGACCATATCCTGACCCGCTACCACGACGTCCACCGCCAGCAGCTGCCCGAGCTTGTGCGCATGGCGCGGCGCGTCGAGCAGGTCCACGGTGAGCGCGACAGCTGCCCCAACGGCCTGGCCGACCTGCTCACCACCATCCATCAGGAGATGGAGAGCCATATGCAGAAGGAGGAGCAGATCCTCTTCCCGATGCTGCGCCGGGGCATGGGCGCCCAGGCCCAGGGGCCCATCGCGGTGATGCGCCACGAGCATGACGACCACGGCGAGAACCTCGAGCAGGTGCTGGCGCTGACCGACAACATCACCCCGCCCAAGGGCGCCTGCACCACCTGGCGCGCCCTCTACACCGGGCTGCGGGAGTTCCGCGACGACCTGATGCAGCACATCCACCTGGAGAACAACCTGCTCTTCGAACGCGCCGGCTGA
- a CDS encoding globin domain-containing protein: MLTPAQEALIAATAPTVAEHLDAITQRFYPLMFDRYPEVKPLFNEAHQADGGQPRALAGAVLAYVQLRRDREKVRETLATVVSKHVSLDIRPEHYPIVGECLMTAIGEVLGDAVTPEIAAAWSGVYEELAGLLIELEAHRYRTFEQRPGGWRGTRTFRIAEIRQESAVIRSFVLAPVDGDPVAEHAPGQYIGVRLTLDGEPLYRHYSLSALPNGRTYRISVKREPEGRASRHLHDAMALGDTLELLPPAGDLTLVEGDEPLLLASGGVGQTPMLPLAHQALAQGRRVVYLHAALDAKHHAFRDEVAALAEAHPERLQAVSVHERGEAADHVGRVDRALLARLLPEGARCYTVGPQGFMSAVDRALAELGVPAERRHHEHFGPSRPLDAA; the protein is encoded by the coding sequence ATGCTGACCCCTGCCCAGGAAGCCCTAATCGCAGCCACCGCCCCCACCGTCGCCGAGCATCTCGACGCCATCACCCAACGCTTCTATCCGCTGATGTTCGACCGCTACCCCGAAGTGAAGCCGCTATTCAACGAGGCCCACCAGGCCGACGGCGGGCAGCCGAGGGCCCTGGCCGGTGCCGTGCTGGCCTATGTGCAGCTACGCCGTGATCGCGAGAAGGTGCGCGAGACCCTGGCCACGGTGGTCAGCAAGCACGTCTCCCTGGACATCCGCCCCGAGCACTACCCCATCGTCGGCGAGTGCCTGATGACCGCCATCGGCGAGGTGCTCGGTGACGCCGTGACACCGGAGATCGCCGCCGCCTGGAGCGGTGTCTACGAGGAGCTGGCCGGCCTGCTGATCGAGCTGGAGGCCCACCGTTATCGGACGTTCGAGCAGCGACCCGGCGGCTGGCGCGGTACCCGCACCTTCCGCATCGCCGAGATCCGCCAGGAGAGCGCCGTGATCCGCTCCTTCGTGCTGGCGCCCGTGGACGGCGACCCGGTGGCCGAGCATGCCCCGGGCCAGTACATCGGGGTCAGGCTGACCCTCGACGGCGAGCCGCTCTATCGCCACTACAGCCTCTCGGCGCTGCCCAACGGCCGCACCTACCGGATCTCCGTCAAGCGCGAGCCGGAAGGGCGCGCCAGCCGCCACCTGCATGACGCCATGGCACTCGGCGATACCCTGGAGCTGCTGCCCCCGGCCGGCGACCTGACCCTGGTCGAGGGTGACGAACCGCTGCTGCTGGCCTCCGGCGGCGTCGGCCAGACGCCGATGCTGCCCCTGGCCCACCAGGCGCTGGCCCAGGGTCGCCGGGTGGTCTATCTGCACGCCGCCCTGGATGCCAAGCATCACGCCTTCCGTGACGAGGTCGCGGCCCTGGCCGAGGCCCACCCGGAACGGCTTCAGGCGGTGAGCGTCCACGAGCGCGGCGAGGCGGCCGACCATGTGGGCCGCGTCGACCGCGCGCTGCTGGCCCGGCTGCTGCCGGAAGGGGCACGCTGCTACACCGTCGGCCCCCAGGGTTTCATGAGCGCCGTCGACCGGGCCCTGGCCGAGCTGGGCGTGCCGGCCGAGCGCCGCCACCACGAGCACTTCGGCCCCTCGCGCCCCCTCGACGCCGCCTGA
- a CDS encoding cytochrome D1 domain-containing protein has translation MPLHRPFKTLLAAGALSLLAAGPALAEPAVELRGTGDLGVVIERATGSVALVDTTHKRVLRNIEGFGDLSHASVKFTRDARHAFVFGRDGGLTRLDLLTGEIDGRIIQGGNSIGGAISQDGRFVAVGNYEPGGVKVFDVETMELVVDVPATYEKADGTTDQAKVVGVVDVPGNMFVFSLFEAGEIWTLDMSTEEHEVTRYRDIGSMPYDALITANGRYYIAGLFGEDGMALLDLWHPEKGVQRILPDYGRGEERLPVYKMPHLEGWAMAGDQAFFPAVGRNEVLVADTRDWSLTQRIEVHGQPIFVMSRPDEQQVWVTFAHPDNDRVQVIDTRTHEVIETLSPGESILHKEFTPRGEHIWISARDSGHVVVYDTRTFEELARLPAESPSGIFFTHRAHRIGL, from the coding sequence ATGCCGTTGCACCGCCCCTTCAAGACCCTGCTCGCCGCCGGCGCCCTGTCGCTGCTGGCCGCTGGCCCCGCCCTGGCCGAACCCGCCGTGGAGCTGCGCGGCACCGGCGACCTGGGCGTGGTGATCGAGCGCGCCACCGGCAGCGTGGCGCTGGTCGACACCACCCACAAGCGGGTACTCAGGAACATCGAGGGCTTCGGCGACCTCTCCCACGCCTCGGTGAAGTTCACCCGCGACGCCCGCCACGCCTTCGTCTTCGGCCGCGACGGCGGCCTGACCCGGCTCGACCTGCTCACCGGCGAGATAGACGGGCGCATCATCCAGGGCGGCAACAGCATCGGCGGCGCCATCTCCCAGGACGGCCGCTTCGTGGCGGTGGGCAACTACGAGCCGGGCGGCGTGAAGGTGTTCGACGTCGAGACCATGGAGCTGGTGGTCGACGTGCCGGCCACCTACGAGAAGGCCGACGGCACCACCGACCAGGCCAAGGTGGTGGGCGTAGTGGACGTGCCGGGCAACATGTTCGTGTTCAGCCTCTTCGAGGCCGGGGAGATCTGGACCCTGGACATGTCCACCGAGGAGCACGAGGTGACCCGCTACCGGGACATCGGAAGCATGCCCTACGACGCCCTGATCACCGCCAACGGGCGCTACTACATTGCCGGGCTGTTCGGCGAGGACGGCATGGCGCTGCTCGACCTGTGGCACCCGGAGAAGGGCGTGCAGCGCATCCTGCCCGACTACGGTCGCGGCGAGGAGCGCCTGCCGGTCTACAAGATGCCCCACCTGGAGGGCTGGGCCATGGCCGGCGACCAGGCCTTCTTCCCCGCCGTGGGCCGCAACGAAGTGCTGGTCGCCGATACCCGCGACTGGTCCCTGACCCAGCGCATCGAGGTGCACGGCCAGCCGATCTTCGTGATGAGCCGCCCCGACGAGCAGCAGGTGTGGGTCACCTTCGCCCACCCCGACAACGACCGCGTCCAGGTGATCGACACCCGCACCCACGAGGTGATCGAGACGCTCTCCCCCGGCGAGTCGATCCTGCACAAGGAGTTCACCCCCCGCGGCGAGCACATCTGGATCTCCGCCCGGGACAGCGGCCACGTGGTGGTCTACGACACCCGTACCTTCGAGGAGCTGGCCCGCCTGCCGGCGGAGTCCCCCAGCGGGATCTTCTTCACCCACCGGGCCCACCGCATCGGCCTGTGA
- a CDS encoding c-type cytochrome, translating into MPKRALPLLLLGLAWLLPQVVQAESRDADALNPERLETLLYQDCGSCHGMTLRGGLGPALPRDRMQTLSPEALTHIIRHGIPGTAMPGWKALLSEEEARWIAEHLQTDNRLKTLDD; encoded by the coding sequence ATGCCCAAGAGAGCCCTTCCCCTGCTGTTACTCGGCCTGGCCTGGCTGCTGCCCCAGGTGGTCCAGGCGGAGAGCCGGGACGCCGACGCCCTGAACCCCGAGCGCCTGGAGACCCTGCTCTACCAGGACTGCGGCTCCTGCCACGGTATGACCCTGCGCGGCGGCCTCGGCCCCGCCCTGCCCCGCGACCGCATGCAGACCCTGAGCCCCGAGGCGCTGACGCACATCATCCGCCACGGCATCCCCGGCACCGCCATGCCCGGCTGGAAGGCGCTGCTCAGCGAGGAGGAGGCGCGCTGGATCGCCGAGCACCTGCAGACCGACAACCGCCTGAAGACCCTGGACGACTGA
- a CDS encoding Lrp/AsnC family transcriptional regulator → MVTLAPLDRQLIDAYQRGLPVCERPFAAMAARLGSSEAEVLERLARLADLEVLSRVGPVFDHARAGASLLAAVAAPGPSRDAVAEAINRAPGVNHNYLREHDFNLWFVMTAPDEAVLEARLDALEAELEREILRLPMLEGFHIDLGFPIPWHELEAP, encoded by the coding sequence ATGGTCACACTCGCCCCCCTGGACCGCCAACTGATCGACGCCTACCAGCGAGGCCTGCCGGTCTGCGAGCGGCCCTTCGCCGCCATGGCGGCGCGCCTGGGCAGCAGCGAGGCGGAGGTGCTCGAGCGCCTGGCACGCCTGGCGGATCTCGAGGTGCTCAGCCGAGTGGGGCCGGTGTTCGACCACGCCCGGGCCGGCGCCAGCCTGCTGGCCGCGGTGGCGGCGCCCGGGCCCTCGCGCGATGCCGTGGCGGAGGCGATCAACCGCGCCCCCGGCGTCAACCACAACTACCTGCGCGAGCACGATTTCAACCTCTGGTTCGTGATGACCGCGCCGGACGAGGCGGTCCTCGAGGCCCGCCTCGATGCCCTGGAGGCGGAGCTCGAGCGCGAGATCCTGCGCCTGCCCATGCTCGAGGGGTTCCATATCGACCTCGGCTTCCCGATCCCCTGGCATGAACTGGAGGCGCCATGA
- the ahbB gene encoding siroheme decarboxylase subunit beta, whose amino-acid sequence MNARQPAPACAEPLAERRLRALVEQGLPLVPRPWQALAEQCGLSEAQVMACVRRWQAEGLVKRLGLVVRHRALGITANAMVVWDVPDAEVAELGRRLAAEPVVTLCYRRPRRLPDWPYNLFCMIHGTRRERVLAALDEIVERQALQAIPHRVLFSLKAYRQHGGRYTAEERP is encoded by the coding sequence ATGAACGCCCGACAGCCGGCTCCCGCCTGCGCAGAGCCCCTCGCCGAGCGCCGCCTGCGCGCCCTGGTCGAGCAGGGGCTGCCGCTGGTGCCGCGCCCCTGGCAGGCGCTGGCCGAGCAGTGCGGCCTGAGCGAAGCGCAGGTGATGGCCTGCGTGCGTCGCTGGCAGGCCGAGGGGCTGGTCAAGCGCCTCGGCCTGGTGGTGCGTCACCGCGCCCTGGGCATCACCGCCAACGCCATGGTGGTGTGGGACGTGCCCGACGCCGAGGTGGCCGAGCTCGGCCGACGCCTGGCCGCCGAGCCCGTCGTCACCCTCTGCTACCGCCGGCCGCGGCGCCTGCCCGACTGGCCCTACAACCTGTTCTGCATGATCCACGGCACCCGCCGCGAGCGCGTGCTGGCCGCCCTCGACGAGATCGTCGAGCGCCAGGCGCTGCAGGCCATCCCCCACCGCGTGCTGTTCAGCCTCAAGGCCTACCGCCAGCACGGCGGCCGCTATACCGCCGAGGAGCGCCCATGA
- a CDS encoding AsnC family transcriptional regulator: MTAMPATATHQPAAAARQPAAAARQPAAAGPAAELDAADRRLINRLQDGLPLVAAPYAAVAAELDLSEGELLYRLERLLEAGVLSRFGPMYHAERLGGGLTLAALAVPEPDFEAVVEAVNAFPEVAHNYRREHALNMWFVLATETPERIQEVIDEIEAATGLPVFNMPKQEEFHVRLHLPV; encoded by the coding sequence ATGACCGCCATGCCCGCCACCGCTACACACCAGCCCGCCGCTGCTGCACGCCAGCCCGCCGCCGCTGCACGCCAGCCCGCCGCCGCGGGGCCGGCCGCCGAGCTGGACGCCGCCGATCGGCGCCTGATCAACCGCCTGCAGGATGGCCTGCCGCTGGTGGCGGCGCCCTATGCCGCCGTGGCCGCGGAGCTCGACCTCTCCGAGGGCGAGCTGCTCTACCGCCTGGAGCGGCTGCTGGAGGCGGGGGTGCTCAGCCGCTTCGGCCCCATGTACCACGCCGAGCGCCTCGGCGGCGGCCTGACCCTGGCCGCCCTGGCGGTCCCGGAGCCGGACTTCGAGGCGGTCGTGGAGGCGGTCAACGCCTTTCCCGAGGTGGCTCACAACTACCGCCGCGAGCACGCGCTCAACATGTGGTTCGTGCTGGCCACCGAGACGCCGGAGCGCATCCAGGAAGTGATCGACGAGATCGAGGCCGCGACCGGCCTGCCCGTCTTCAACATGCCCAAGCAGGAGGAATTCCATGTCCGTCTCCACCTGCCCGTCTGA
- the ahbB gene encoding siroheme decarboxylase subunit beta has protein sequence MSVSTCPSESSSLLDATDRAIVLATRAGLPLVPDPWGAVGRPLGLGAEEVRARLARMQEVGIVRRVAAVPNHYRLGYVANGMTVWDVDDAQIDRLGREVATLPGVSHCYRRPRHLPDWPYNLFAMLHGHTREEVERQAEALRALLGEACRDHRILYSSRILKKTGLRLAGRPGAGRKPEPRR, from the coding sequence ATGTCCGTCTCCACCTGCCCGTCTGAGTCATCCTCGCTGCTCGACGCCACCGATCGCGCCATCGTGCTGGCCACCCGGGCCGGCCTGCCCCTGGTGCCCGACCCCTGGGGCGCGGTGGGCCGGCCGCTGGGGCTCGGCGCCGAAGAGGTTCGGGCTCGCCTGGCTCGCATGCAGGAGGTGGGCATCGTGCGCCGCGTCGCGGCGGTGCCCAACCATTACCGGCTCGGCTACGTGGCCAACGGCATGACGGTGTGGGACGTGGACGACGCCCAGATCGACCGCCTCGGCCGCGAGGTGGCGACCCTGCCCGGGGTCAGCCACTGCTACCGCCGCCCGCGCCACCTTCCCGACTGGCCCTACAACCTCTTTGCCATGCTTCACGGCCACACCCGGGAGGAGGTCGAGCGCCAGGCCGAGGCGCTGCGCGCGCTGCTCGGCGAGGCCTGCCGAGACCACCGCATCCTCTACAGCTCCCGCATTCTCAAGAAGACCGGCCTGCGACTGGCCGGCCGACCCGGTGCCGGGCGAAAGCCCGAGCCCAGGAGGTAA
- the nirJ gene encoding heme d1 biosynthesis radical SAM protein NirJ → MFRVTRYIKSLMEPTPIPTARKPPGPVVIWNLIRRCNLTCKHCYTTSADIDFAGELSTAEAHAVLDDLKGFRVPALILSGGEPLMRPDIFELSRRARELGIYTGLSTNGTLIDESNIDAIAAIGYDYVGISIDGLEATHDVIRQRQGAFRESMHAVKLCKERGIKVGLRFTLTRENYEQLGDILALIEEHDVDKFYLSHLNYGGRGRRHSKQDAWYRMTRDAMTRLFDHCRDELERGVEREYVTGNNDADGPFLLMWAREHFPDQADALRQRLVNWGGNASGEHIANIDNLGNVHPDTFWWDHDLGNVRERPFSTIWRDTTDPLMAGFRQRPRPLKGRCAECRFLDICNGNTRVRAWKVTGDPWEEDPGCYLTNEEIGASADGERRVSAPYEAIQATEL, encoded by the coding sequence ATGTTTCGCGTCACCCGCTATATCAAGAGCCTGATGGAGCCGACCCCGATCCCGACGGCCCGCAAGCCGCCGGGGCCGGTGGTGATCTGGAACCTGATCCGCCGCTGCAACCTCACCTGCAAGCACTGCTACACCACCTCGGCCGACATCGACTTCGCCGGCGAGCTCTCCACCGCCGAGGCCCATGCGGTGCTCGACGACCTCAAGGGCTTCCGGGTGCCGGCGCTGATCCTCTCCGGCGGCGAGCCGCTGATGCGCCCGGACATCTTCGAGCTGTCGCGGCGCGCCCGGGAGCTGGGCATCTACACCGGGCTCTCCACCAACGGCACCCTGATCGACGAGTCCAACATCGACGCGATCGCCGCCATCGGCTACGACTACGTGGGCATCAGCATCGACGGCCTGGAGGCCACCCACGACGTCATCCGCCAGCGCCAGGGCGCCTTCCGCGAGTCGATGCACGCGGTGAAGCTGTGCAAGGAGCGCGGCATCAAGGTGGGTCTGCGCTTCACCCTGACCCGCGAGAACTACGAGCAGCTCGGCGACATCCTGGCGCTGATCGAGGAACACGACGTCGACAAGTTCTACCTCTCGCACCTCAACTACGGCGGCCGCGGCCGGCGCCACAGCAAGCAGGATGCCTGGTACCGCATGACCCGCGATGCCATGACCCGGCTCTTCGACCACTGCCGCGACGAGCTCGAGCGCGGCGTGGAGCGCGAGTACGTCACCGGCAACAACGACGCCGACGGCCCCTTCCTGCTGATGTGGGCCCGGGAGCACTTCCCCGACCAGGCCGACGCCCTGCGCCAGCGGCTGGTCAACTGGGGCGGCAACGCCTCGGGCGAGCATATCGCCAACATCGACAACCTCGGCAACGTCCACCCGGATACCTTCTGGTGGGACCACGACCTCGGCAACGTCCGGGAGCGGCCCTTCTCCACAATCTGGCGCGACACCACAGACCCCCTGATGGCGGGCTTTCGCCAGCGGCCGCGGCCGCTCAAGGGGCGCTGCGCCGAGTGTCGCTTCCTCGACATCTGCAACGGCAACACCCGGGTGCGGGCCTGGAAGGTGACCGGGGACCCCTGGGAAGAGGATCCCGGCTGCTACCTCACCAACGAGGAGATCGGCGCCAGTGCCGACGGCGAGCGGCGGGTGTCGGCACCCTACGAGGCCATTCAGGCCACCGAGCTCTGA
- the cobA gene encoding uroporphyrinogen-III C-methyltransferase, with amino-acid sequence MTAFRHNQTCHFGLDEAPLAPGEVAIVGAGPGDPGLLTLRALSLLQQADCLVFDRLVSAEILAMARPEARRYYVGKASRCHALTQDETNALLVWLAGEGQRVLRLKGGDPYIFGRGGEEAEYLIEHGIGFRVVPGITSASGCSSYAGFPLTHRDYAQSVTFVTGHCKGDRDLALDWAALAVPHHTTVFYMGLANAELIRRELQAHGMPAETPVALVERGTTPEQRHLLTTLGDLVGAIEREAFRPPTLIVVGEVVSLAETLAPAMTRLARTPEDAIDALAHGMGRVAL; translated from the coding sequence ATGACAGCATTCCGACACAACCAGACCTGCCACTTCGGCCTCGACGAGGCGCCGCTGGCGCCGGGCGAGGTCGCCATCGTGGGCGCCGGCCCGGGCGATCCCGGCCTCCTGACCCTGCGCGCCCTGTCGCTGCTGCAGCAGGCCGACTGCCTGGTGTTCGACCGGCTGGTCTCCGCCGAGATCCTCGCCATGGCCAGGCCCGAGGCGCGCCGCTACTACGTGGGCAAGGCCTCGCGCTGCCACGCCCTGACCCAGGACGAGACCAACGCCCTGCTGGTGTGGCTGGCCGGCGAGGGCCAGCGGGTGCTGCGCCTCAAGGGCGGCGACCCCTACATCTTCGGCCGCGGCGGCGAGGAGGCCGAGTACCTGATCGAGCACGGCATCGGCTTCCGGGTGGTGCCGGGCATCACCTCGGCCTCGGGCTGCTCCAGCTACGCCGGCTTCCCGCTGACCCACCGCGACTACGCCCAGAGCGTCACCTTCGTCACCGGCCACTGCAAGGGGGACCGGGACCTGGCCCTCGACTGGGCGGCTCTGGCGGTGCCCCATCACACCACGGTGTTCTACATGGGGCTGGCCAACGCCGAGCTGATCCGCCGCGAGCTGCAGGCCCACGGCATGCCCGCCGAGACTCCGGTGGCCCTGGTGGAGCGGGGCACCACGCCGGAGCAGCGCCACCTGCTGACCACCCTGGGGGATCTGGTGGGGGCGATCGAGCGCGAGGCCTTCCGGCCGCCGACCCTGATCGTGGTGGGCGAGGTGGTCAGCCTGGCCGAGACCCTGGCGCCGGCCATGACCCGCCTGGCCCGGACGCCGGAAGACGCCATCGACGCCCTGGCGCACGGGATGGGGAGGGTGGCGCTGTGA
- a CDS encoding nitrite reductase codes for MRHAVTTLRTLLLGGLLAAPALPLMAAEPDANVLYNHHCAICHGVSRLGGIGPALLPDNLARVRPDDAMATILEGRKDTEMPAYRELLSQEEVAALAEWIFTPPEHDLAWEEADILASHDVAHPHGSLPDAPVFEVEDLKNLFLVVEIGDHHVSLLDGDTFERITRFPSRYALHGGPKFSADGRYVYFGSRDGWVTKYDIYNLAVTAEVRAGINMRNIAVSADGRYVLAGNYLPHSLVLLDARNLDLVARIPAEGLSGETSRVSAVYTAAPRNSFVAALPDIPEVWEIRWPEERIEGDETILGDVALHRVKAPDHLDNFFFDRDYRHVIGATRGGRGAQVFDLDEARKVADLPLEGMPHLGSSLTWERNGTSVMAVPHLNMGRVSVLDMNDWSLITHIETDGPGFFTRSHENSPYAWVDVFFGPHQDRVHVLDKQSLQVVETLIPEPGKTAAHVEFDRRGETLLLSIWEDDGYLLWFDADTLEELGRMPMKRPSGKYNIWNQTR; via the coding sequence GTGAGACACGCCGTGACGACCCTGCGCACCCTGCTGCTGGGCGGCCTGCTGGCCGCCCCCGCCCTGCCGCTGATGGCCGCGGAGCCCGATGCCAACGTGCTCTACAACCATCACTGCGCGATCTGCCACGGCGTCAGCCGGCTGGGCGGCATCGGGCCGGCGCTGCTGCCGGATAACCTGGCCCGTGTCCGCCCCGACGACGCCATGGCGACGATACTGGAGGGGCGGAAGGACACCGAGATGCCGGCCTACCGCGAGCTGCTGTCTCAGGAGGAGGTGGCGGCCCTGGCCGAGTGGATCTTCACGCCGCCTGAGCATGACCTGGCCTGGGAAGAGGCCGATATCCTGGCCAGCCACGATGTCGCTCACCCCCATGGCAGCCTGCCGGACGCGCCGGTATTCGAGGTCGAGGATCTGAAGAACCTCTTCCTGGTGGTGGAGATCGGCGATCACCACGTCAGCCTGCTGGACGGCGACACCTTCGAGCGCATCACCCGCTTCCCCAGCCGCTATGCCCTACACGGTGGGCCCAAGTTCTCCGCCGATGGTCGCTATGTCTACTTCGGCTCCCGGGATGGCTGGGTGACCAAGTACGACATCTACAACCTGGCGGTGACCGCCGAGGTGCGCGCCGGCATCAACATGCGCAACATCGCCGTCTCCGCCGATGGGCGCTACGTGCTGGCGGGCAACTACCTGCCCCACAGCCTGGTGCTGCTGGATGCCCGGAACCTCGATCTGGTTGCCAGGATCCCTGCGGAGGGGCTCAGCGGCGAGACCTCCCGGGTCAGCGCCGTCTATACCGCGGCGCCACGCAACAGCTTCGTGGCGGCGCTTCCCGATATCCCCGAGGTCTGGGAGATACGCTGGCCGGAGGAGCGCATCGAGGGCGATGAGACGATTCTGGGCGATGTCGCCCTGCATCGTGTGAAGGCGCCCGACCACCTGGACAACTTCTTCTTCGATCGTGACTATCGCCATGTCATCGGCGCAACGCGTGGTGGCCGGGGCGCTCAGGTGTTCGACCTCGACGAGGCGCGCAAGGTGGCGGACCTGCCCCTGGAGGGCATGCCGCATCTGGGGTCCAGCCTGACCTGGGAGCGCAATGGCACCAGCGTGATGGCCGTGCCCCATCTCAACATGGGGCGGGTCTCGGTGCTCGATATGAACGACTGGTCGCTGATCACCCATATCGAGACTGACGGTCCGGGCTTCTTCACGCGCAGCCACGAGAACTCCCCCTACGCCTGGGTGGATGTCTTCTTCGGTCCCCATCAGGATCGCGTCCATGTGCTCGACAAGCAGAGCCTTCAGGTCGTCGAGACGCTGATTCCGGAGCCGGGCAAGACCGCCGCCCACGTGGAGTTCGACCGGCGCGGCGAGACCCTGCTGCTGAGCATCTGGGAGGATGATGGCTACCTGCTGTGGTTCGATGCCGATACCCTCGAGGAGCTGGGGCGGATGCCCATGAAACGCCCCTCCGGCAAGTACAACATCTGGAACCAGACCCGGTAG